The window GTCCCCATGATGTCTCCGGGCCCCGAAGCGGCCGAGGGCTCTTGCCCGAGCCGCGAAGGACGCATCGCGGAAAGTCTCCCCGCAGTAACCAAGGGGAGGAGGTCCGCGATGCGGGAGGCCGCGCGGTTCCAGCGGAGCGCGGCGCGCGGCCGACGGTTAGTACCACTTCCCCGGCGCGCGGTTGAGCACCGTCGCATCCTCCAGCACGGCGAAGACCTTCTCCGAGTCGTCCGCCACCGAATAGAGGATGCGATGCTCCTTGCGGACGATCCCGTCGGCGATCGCGCGCTCGAACTGCGCCAGCAGCGGATCGTAGTAGCCGTGGAGGTTCACGAAGACGATCGGCTTGCTGTGGATGCCCATCTGCTTCCACGTGAGCATCTCGAAGAACTCCTCCATCGTCCCGAACCCGCCGGGGAACGCGACGAACGCGTCGGCGCTCTTGAACATTTCCGCCTTGCGGTCGTGCATCGTGTCGACGACCTTGAGCTCGGTCAGGCTCGAGTGCGCGACCTCGCGGCCCACGAGCGCGGTCGGGATCACGCCGAGGACCGTGCCCCCCGCCGCGAGCGCCGCGTCCGCGAGCGCGCCCATCACGCCGACGGACGCGCCGCCGTAGACGAGGCGCCAGCCCCGGCCGGCGAGTCCGGCGCCGAAGGCCTTCACCTCGTCGAAGAGCCACGCGGGGGCCGTCGACGAGGAGGCGCAGTAGACGCAGACGGATCGGATCTCCATGGTCAGACCGAAGCTCGAAGCACGAATTCCGAAATCCGAGACAAGCACGAATGATCGAAACTCGAAACCCGAAACTCGTCTCCGGTTTCCAGTGTTCGGACTCCAATTTTCGCGGACGCCACGATCATCACGTCCTTTCTGCCCAAGAGTCGAGTCTACGAATTCCCGTCCAGTTTCGAGCATTCGAATTTCGAACTTGTTTCGGACTTCGATATTCGAGTTTCGAGCTTCCCGGCCGCGAGGAGTGCGGGGCGGGTATCGACGAGGAGCGCTTCATCAACCAGGCCTTCACGCTCGCTTCATGCCGCCGGGTGCCGGCTCCCCGGCGACTCGACCGGGAAGCCTTCGGCGCACAGCGGACAGGCGTTTTCCGGCCAGGAAGGGGCGTCGATCGCCAGCAGCGAGCGCCATGGGACGACGAGCGCGTCCGGCGACAGGCCGCGGTCGACGATCGAGCCCGCGGCGACGACGCGGGCCCCCTGCTGTTCCACGGCGGCGATCGTCTCGCGCGTCGATTTTCCCGTCGTGAAGACGTCCTCGACCACGACGGCCGGCTCTCCCTTCGAGAACCGGAACCCGCGCCGGAGCTGCATCGACCCGTCCTTGCGCTCGGTGAAGACGCAGCGGACCCCGAGGGCGCGCGCGGTTTCGTGGCCGATGATCACGCCCCCGAGGGCGGGTCCGACGACGACCGACGGAGAGAACGACCCGAGCAGGTCGGCGAGCGCGTCGCCGATCCGCCGCGCGCGCTCGGGCCACTGCAGGATGAGCGCGCACTGGAGATAGCGGTCGCTGTGGAGTCCGGACGAAAGCCGGAAGTGGCCCGTCAACAAGGCTCCGGTTTGGTCGAGTTCGTGCCGCCAATTCACCGGGCGATACTACAACGGCGCGGCGATGCATCGAGCCGGGCGGGCGCGTGCGCCACGACCCGCGGCCTTACTCGGACGCCCGCATCCCGCCGGGCTCGCGCCTCGCCACGCCGGAAGACTCCGCGTGGGAGATCGTTGCCGGGCGTCTTGTCCAAGGCGCAGCCAGACGTGCGGGAAGACACCCTGAGACGGCTCAGCCTGCGGCGGCGAGGCGAAGCGAGGCGCGAGCCCGATCCCCCGCCGCTCTCATGAGCTATGGCGCGATCGAGAGTGGAGGATGGTCGAGCGACGGGCGGTACCCGTCGCGGCGCGACGAAGTCTCGCGCAATCACTGCGCGAGACGACTTGCGCCGCGGGAGCGGGAGCGTCGGCGAAGGGGGTGGCGGGTTCGCGGTCGAGTCGCTCGTTCGACGAGCCGCGAACCCGTCACGCACTCCCGGTCCCCGAGCCAGCTCCCGCGACGGTATCGCCGCGCCTGCTATTCCGAGGAGTCGCGGGTGAGCCCGTAGTGCTCCAATTTCTTGTACAGGTTCGAGCGCGGCGTCTGGATCGCTTCGGAGGTCTTCGAGACGTTCCAGTTGTTCTCGCGGAGCTTCGCGACCAGGAATTCGCGCTCGGTGAACTCCTTGAAGTCGGCGAGTGTGGCGATCTTCGAGCCCTGCTCGGCGAGGTCGCGCGCGGAGAAGCGCGCGTCGGGCGGGAGGTCCGCGGCGCCGATCGGGTCCGCCTCGGTCATGATCAGCACGCGGTCGACGAGGTTCCTCACCTCGCGCGCGTTTCCCGGCCAGGAGCGGCGCGACAGCACCTCGAGGGCGCCGGCGTCGAAGCGCCGGGCCCGGAGGCCGTTGCGCTCGGCGTAGAGCGCCGCGAAATGCGCGACGAGCGCCGGCACGTCGTCGGCCCGTTCGCGCAGCGGCGGGATCGCGATCGGGACGACGTTCAGGCGGAAGTAGAGATCCTCCCGGAATTTGCCCGCCCGGATCTCCTCCGGCAGCTCCTTGTTCGTCGCCGCGATCACGCGGACTTTCACGCGCTGCGTCTTCGACTGGCCGACCGGCTCGACTTCCCCCTCCTGGAGGACGCGGAGCACCTTGGCCTGCGCGCGGGCCGACATGTCGCCGATCTCGTCGAGGAAGATCGTGCCGCCGTCGGCCTCGACGAACTTGCCGATCTGCCGCCGCACCGCCCCCGTGAACGAGCCCTTCTCGTGGCCGAAGAGCTCCGACTCGATCAGCTCCTCCGGGATCGCGGCGCAGTTGACGGTCACGAAGGGCCCGGACGCGAGCTTCGAGAGCCGCTGGATCTCGCAAGCGATCAGCTCCTTGCCCGTCCCCGATTCTCCGGTGATGAGGACCGTGGCGTCCGAGGGCGCCGCGCGGGCGATCTGCTCCCGCAGCCCCTGCACGGCGGGGCTCACGCCCACGAAGACGTCTTCCATCGCGACGCGCTTCTTGAGCGAGACGTTCTCCCGCTCGAGGCGGCGGCGGGAGAGCGCGTTGCCGACGGACAGGAGGAGCCGCTCCCGCTGGAGCGGCTTCTCCAGGAAGTCCACCGCTCCGCGCTTCGTGCTCTCGACGGCCGTCGCGATGTCGCCGTGCCCCGAGATCATCAGGACGGGCGGCGGCGAATCCATCTCCTGGATCCGGTCGAGCGCCTCCATCCCGTCCATCCCCGGCATCTTGATGTCGAGGAGGACGGCGTCGGGCCGGCGAGCTTCCAGCTCCGCCAGCCCGGACGCGGCGTCGCGCGCGGACACGGTCTCGTACCCGTCGTACTCCAGGATCATCTTGATCGCGTCGCGGACCGACGCGTCGTCGTCGATGATCAGGACGCGGGGCACCCGTTTACTCGCCGACCTTGACGATCGCGAAGAACGAGACGGGCCGGGGCCGGAAGCGCCGGACGTAGAAACGGAGGTACTCCCCCTTCTTCGAGTCCCGGACGATCTTCGAAAGCTCCGCGGCGGTCCCGACCTTGCGGCCGTTCACCTCGGTGATCACGTCCCCCTCGGCCAAACCGGCGTCGGCCGCGGCGGAGACCTCCGAGACCCCCGTCACGAGGACCCCGGTGACCGACGGGTCGATGCGGTAGTACTGCCGCGCCTGCCCCGTCAGGTCCTGGACCGAAAGGCCGATCTTCTCGCGAGACCCGCCGTTCTCGTGGTCCTGGGGCGCCGCGTTCTCCGCAGCCTCCGCCCGGCGCTCGCCGAGGTCGACGGTCAACGTGCGCGTCTTGCCTTCGCGCAGGACCGACAGCCGCACCTTCGAGCCCGGCGGCTTCGACGAGACGTAGCTGATCAGGTCCTGCGTGTCCTTGACCTCGCGGTCGTCCACTTTGACGATGACGTCGCCGTGGAGCACGCCCGCCTTCTCGGCCGGCGAATCGGGCTCGATGGACTCGACGAGCGCCCCGTTCATGGTCGAGAGACCGAACGCGCGCATGTTGTCCTCGTCGATGTTCCGGATGTTGACGCCGAGGAACCCGCGCGTGACCTTCCCCTTCGTCTTCAGCTGCTCGAGAATCGCCTTCGCCGTGTTGATCGGAACGGCGAAGCCGATGTTCTGAGCGGGCCGGTAGATC of the Thermoanaerobaculia bacterium genome contains:
- the pyrE gene encoding orotate phosphoribosyltransferase, which gives rise to MNWRHELDQTGALLTGHFRLSSGLHSDRYLQCALILQWPERARRIGDALADLLGSFSPSVVVGPALGGVIIGHETARALGVRCVFTERKDGSMQLRRGFRFSKGEPAVVVEDVFTTGKSTRETIAAVEQQGARVVAAGSIVDRGLSPDALVVPWRSLLAIDAPSWPENACPLCAEGFPVESPGSRHPAA
- a CDS encoding TIGR00730 family Rossman fold protein codes for the protein MEIRSVCVYCASSSTAPAWLFDEVKAFGAGLAGRGWRLVYGGASVGVMGALADAALAAGGTVLGVIPTALVGREVAHSSLTELKVVDTMHDRKAEMFKSADAFVAFPGGFGTMEEFFEMLTWKQMGIHSKPIVFVNLHGYYDPLLAQFERAIADGIVRKEHRILYSVADDSEKVFAVLEDATVLNRAPGKWY
- a CDS encoding sigma-54 dependent transcriptional regulator, which translates into the protein MPRVLIIDDDASVRDAIKMILEYDGYETVSARDAASGLAELEARRPDAVLLDIKMPGMDGMEALDRIQEMDSPPPVLMISGHGDIATAVESTKRGAVDFLEKPLQRERLLLSVGNALSRRRLERENVSLKKRVAMEDVFVGVSPAVQGLREQIARAAPSDATVLITGESGTGKELIACEIQRLSKLASGPFVTVNCAAIPEELIESELFGHEKGSFTGAVRRQIGKFVEADGGTIFLDEIGDMSARAQAKVLRVLQEGEVEPVGQSKTQRVKVRVIAATNKELPEEIRAGKFREDLYFRLNVVPIAIPPLRERADDVPALVAHFAALYAERNGLRARRFDAGALEVLSRRSWPGNAREVRNLVDRVLIMTEADPIGAADLPPDARFSARDLAEQGSKIATLADFKEFTEREFLVAKLRENNWNVSKTSEAIQTPRSNLYKKLEHYGLTRDSSE